Proteins from one Juglans microcarpa x Juglans regia isolate MS1-56 chromosome 6S, Jm3101_v1.0, whole genome shotgun sequence genomic window:
- the LOC121237873 gene encoding NADH dehydrogenase (ubiquinone) complex I, assembly factor 6 — protein sequence MNGASAASSLRSAFSYCVQQVRSYDYHHYLCLLELPPHSRKAAFALRAFNVETARAMDIASDPRIGLMRLVWWQEAIDKMYAEKLIEHPTAQALSSVICENKISKGWLKRSVEARINDARREVADIPETIEELEKYAEDTVSTILYMTLQAGGIRSTAADHAASHIGKASGLLLLLKSLPYHASRNRHFSYIPAKVAAKHGLLVKEGGRSEIHLDSHERLCDAVFEMASVANIHLQKARQLAGTVPAEARPVLLQAVPAQVLLDSLSRVQFDVFDPRLSRGVLGIPPLWYQLKLKWHSWMGKY from the coding sequence ATGAATGGTGCTTCTGCAGCTAGTAGCTTAAGGTCAGCATTCTCTTACTGTGTACAGCAGGTGCGAAGTTATGATTACCATCACTACCTCTGCCTCCTTGAACTTCCGCCTCACTCCCGAAAGGCTGCTTTCGCACTCCGTGCCTTCAATGTTGAAACTGCAAGAGCCATGGATATTGCTTCTGATCCCAGGATTGGTCTTATGCGCCTTGTCTGGTGGCAGGAAGCTATAGACAAAATGTATGCTGAAAAGCTAATCGAGCACCCAACTGCACAGGCCCTATCATCAGTGATATGCGAGAATAAAATAAGCAAGGGGTGGCTGAAACGGTCTGTTGAAGCTCGGATCAACGATGCAAGAAGAGAGGTTGCCGACATTCCTGAAACTATTGAAGAGTTGGAGAAATATGCTGAAGACACTGTATCAACCATTCTGTATATGACACTTCAAGCTGGTGGGATCAGGTCCACTGCAGCTGACCATGCAGCATCTCACATTGGTAAAGCAAGTGGCCTCCTTTTGCTGCTTAAGTCACTACCTTACCATGCTAGCCGCAACCGTCATTTTTCTTACATACCGGCTAAAGTGGCTGCCAAGCATGGGTTGTTGGTGAAGGAGGGAGGTCGATCAGAGATCCACTTGGATTCTCATGAGCGCTTGTGTGATGCAGTCTTTGAGATGGCCTCAGTTGCTAATATCCATTTGCAGAAAGCTCGTCAACTTGCTGGAACAGTACCGGCCGAGGCTCGCCCGGTGCTGTTGCAGGCAGTTCCTGCCCAAGTTCTCTTGGACTCCCTCAGCCGGGTACAGTTTGATGTATTTGATCCAAGGTTATCACGAGGGGTATTGGGTATTCCTCCTTTGTGGTATCAATTGAAACTGAAGTGGCATTCATGGATGGGGAAATATTGA